CAAAAGTTCTGGCACACTCCAACCAGACTTGTTGGGATCGGGGAGAATTTTCACTTGCAGGCAAACCTGGGGACTCACTCTTAGCTGTTGGGCTAATTGATCTAAGCGTTGTGCCAGCTTCAAATTATCCACAGAGTGAATCCAAGGGAATTGTTCGATGGCTTTTTTGGCTTTATTGCTTTGCAAATGTCCAATAAAGTGCCAGGTAATATCCGGTAAGTCGTGCAACTCGGCTTGTTTACTGGCAGCTTCTTGGATGCGACTCTCCGCAAAATCACGAATTCCTGCGGAGTATGCAAACCGAATGGCCTCGACAGGAACTTGTTTGCTCACAGCAATCAATTTGACTGAAGTTGGCAGGGAGGAACGAATGGAAACAATACGTTCGGAAATCGAACTGTTCATTGGAAGGTGCGTTGGAAAACACTTTGAAGTTGATCGTACTCCTGAGAATGTCCACTGCGCCGCAGAGTACGCAAGCGATTTTCCAACATCATTCTCG
The Nostoc punctiforme PCC 73102 genome window above contains:
- a CDS encoding YggS family pyridoxal phosphate-dependent enzyme, which gives rise to MNSSISERIVSIRSSLPTSVKLIAVSKQVPVEAIRFAYSAGIRDFAESRIQEAASKQAELHDLPDITWHFIGHLQSNKAKKAIEQFPWIHSVDNLKLAQRLDQLAQQLRVSPQVCLQVKILPDPNKSGWSVPELLADLPTLDQYKNLQIQGLMTIPPSGLNNPEILNVFNLNRELAKKIQEQNWSHIKMQQLSMGMSGDYELAVQAGATMVRLGTILFGDRS